ggggaggaaagggaactaTCAAGGAAACTGACTGGACTTGACTGTGAACATCGGCCAGATTTCCCCAGAGTGTGGCACAAGTCTCCCTGCCCCAAGTGTGGACCCTTCTTCGACCCGTAGCTCCCCTCTGTCCTGACTAGTTGTTTTTTCAACCCGgcacaagttagagttatctgggaagtgGAACCTCAATCGAGAAAATGCCTAAATAAGGTTGGGCTGTAAGCAAATCTATAGGGCATTTACTTaataatgactgatgtgggaggaccctgcccactgtgggcggggccacccctggacaggtggtcctgcgtgctatgagaaagcaggctgggcaagccatgaggagcaagccagtaagcagcacccctccctggcctctgcctcagttcctgcctcagttcctgcctccaggttcctgcctccaggttcctgccctgacttctccgGAAGATGCATTacaagttgtaagatgaaataaccctttcctccccaagctgcttttggtcacgaTGTTTATCGCAGCAACAGAGACATGGCCAAGGGCCCTCTCTCCTCAATCCCTCTCCTCaatccctctctcctcagccaCGCTTCTGTAGAAAGGATACAGGACAATCCCAGCCAGAAGCCAGTAGTCATGTCGTCGGTGCCAGATCTCGTTGAGTTTCCCCGAGGAAATAGCTGCCCTCTCTTCATTTTGCCAAAGGGTGTGTAGCTCTGCAGAGAGACCAGCGGGAGCATCAGAGGTTTGTGACCCGCATCCATCGCAACAGTCACGTACAGATGGAAAGCTGAGTCACGCCAGAGCACTAAAGGCCCCTGAGAACTGTGAACAGGTGACAGAcggagctcagtggttaggagcactggttgctcttccagaggacccgagttcagttcacagcacccacatggtaactcacaaccatctgcaactccaggtaCAGGGGGTCCAGCACCCTCTCTGAGGGTGCTAcctacatgtggtgcacacacatacatgcaggcaaacactcagacataaaataaacctgaaaaaaatGGGGAAGGGTTATGTTAGGTGGTAAGAAATAAAGTTAGTTATGAACAGGCTCACTTAATTAGGATTAAGACAAaagactctgctgtgggatggtctgtatgtcaaattactctgattggtcaataaataaaacactgattggccagtggccaggcaggaagtataggcgggactaacagagaggagaattggaacaggaagacagaaggagagtcactgccagccgccgccatgacaagcagcatgtgaagatgctggtaggccacgagctacatggcaaggtatagatttatggaaatggattaatttaagctataagaacagttagcaagaagcctgccacggccatgcagtttgtaagcagtgtaagtctctgtgtttacttggttgggtctgagcggctgtgggactggcgggtgacaaagatttgtcctgactgtgggcaaggcaggaaaactctagctacaagactCTATTAGGGATGAGTGGGAAGGCCCACAGTCAGCATGCACTATCTCATGGAAGTACTTGGAATTAAATGTAGCAGGAAGCCACGGGCACAATGAGAAAGCCCGAATGGCAGGTAACAGACAACAGCTCGCACCTGTGAAGCCACCGTCGGCAATATTGAACATGAACCTTGGCTTCTCCACCTTCTCCTCACGGCGCCCATTGGACCGTGGCTCATCTCGAGGAGGCCCAAGTCGAAGCTCCCGTTCTGCTTTTACATCCTCTGCTAGGCAAACAGTTAAAGCTCACACCTCAGGACAGCCTCCTACTAGGTGTCAAGACTACTTAATACATAAACCGTGCTGGCTCTTCCAACGGCTACCCACCCAAGGCCCGGGCAGTTGGTTCCCCCAGATTCCACCTCCCCTGGTGCCCTCAGGGACTCGGGTGTCCAGTCCCTTTCACCCATTACCTCTCTTGCCCAAATCCCCTGTCTCCCCCTCTGGTCTCTCCCTGTGTTCCTGTGCATCCAGCGGTTTCTCCTCCCCCCTTTCTCCTGGCGTTGGCTCTGaggctgtggaaagaggcaggaaacagaaggaaagatgTTACTCTCTCCCAACTCCAGACGACAGAGCCCCAAATTCCAGTCCCCGTCAGCACTAGGACAATGACCCACCAGACTTATCTCTGTCTGCCCGGTACCCAGGTTCAGGCTCCACCTCTCCAGGCAGCCCTGGTGCTTCATCCTCTGACAGAATCTTCCTTGGCTCCAGCCGCTCTCCAAGTGACGGGGCTGGGCTGGGAGAGTCAACCTGGCGGAGGACAGTGGAGTCACAATGAGTAAAGTTCCTAGGTACCAAGACCCCTCCAGACCTTCCACCCCAGGCCGTCAGTGAGATCCAGGTGTCCGCAcacctctgtctccatcttttcCCCCATTTTGCTGTTCTTCTCCGGCTTCTCTTCTGGGTTCTCCGTGTCATCCTTCTCGAGAGGTGTCCTTACGCCATCTCCTTTCTCGCTTGGGGCGGGAGTAGCTGTGGGGAAGGCAGAGTGCTATGGTTTGACGCTTCAGTGTTCTCCAAAGGTTCATGTGTTGACATTTAATGTCCAGTGTGAGGTAACAAAACGGTAGAAACTGAATCTAAGTACAGCATTGACAGGTGGGGTTTGGAGGAGATAACCAGGATTAGATAAGGTCAGGgcaaagcccctccccccaactgAATCCTGGCGGCTCTTCAGACTATACATGCATGCTCTCTACATTTCACCATGGGACAGCCTGTGTGACCTCAGGATTCTGCAAGCAAGAAGGTCACCACCCGATGCAGCTGTTGACCTCGAACTTCCAAAACCATGAGCCCAGATTAGCCTACTTCCTATAAAGTTGTCCAGCCTTGGGTGTCTCATTAGAATCACACGAACTGCGGGGAGCAGAGGTTTTCTACCCTGACATCTGACTGCACTTGTCCCCCACCGTCCTGACCCCCAGTTACCAGGTTTAGAGGTGCAAGGGCTGTTGGTGGTAGAAGCCTCGGGCGTGGCGGGGGACGTCTTGGCCGGGGAGGAGGCCCTGGAAGAGCGCTTGGAGTCGGCACTTGGGTCGGGCATTAGCTCTGGCATTGACCAGCGCCCATTGATATGCTCAAACTCCTGCACCTGGGGAAGGAGGTTTGCAGGCCAAGGGTCAGTTCCTGGCACCGGGCACGGAGGAAGCCCTGGTCTCCTCTGTAGCACACCAGCCTGAGCTAGAACTCAGACAGAGGGAGAACAGAGACCAAGCAGCTGGCCAGATGCTGGAGTGAGGAAAGTCTGGTACCTTCTTCTTGACCAGAGACATGACTCCAATGCGGGTCAACACCTGCTGGCGACTCAGGCCCTCCCGGGGGACCCCATCCGCGAAGGTCTCCGAGCCATCTGCCCCCGGCTCACACAGATGGCGCATGAACAAAGACACGTAGGCCCTGGAATGCATGGGGCAGAAGGAAGATTGCAAGGTCTCAGGGGTGGGTCAGGCAGTGAGGGAGGTGCAGAGATCACTACCTCCTCAACTTCAACTCCCCAGCGGCTTCCGAGACTGGGCCCACGGGCCTCCCCCTGGCATCAGCCCCCACACCTAACTCTTCATTGACCTCCCCCTCAGCTCCCCCACGGCAGCCCCTGGGACTTGGCACTTTGTTCCTGGGCCCCATCAGTCAGTTATTCATCCTGTTCACCAGCTCCTCCTGCCAAGTTATCCTGGCCAAGTAAATGTGAGGCCAGACTAGCCTGGGTGAGGCTCCTTCTCAAACACCCCTCCCATGAGGGAAGAGGCCTGGCCCCTTTTCTCTAGGCTCTGTTGAGGGGAAGTGGGGTGGGCTGAGCCCACATCCCAGGAAATCGAGCCTGGACATGTCGTAAGGTAGGGAGGCGGTGATCAGCTGAGTAAGGTCACATCATATGGCGGCCAAGAGGAAGAAAGTCATCCCCAAAGCTCTTAGCCCCTCTTCAGTTCATCCCCAAACCATCCACACTCACTTGAACTCTTTCTCGGTCTTGCCCCTCAGGTCCCGCACTAGCCACTGTGTTGTGAAGGCGTCCTGAGGTGGCATCCCCCAGCGCATCACAGCATTAAGGAATGCCTTCCGTTGTCGGGTGTTGAATCCCAGTACCTGAAGATGGGGCCAAGAGGCGGGGCCACGAATGGTTAGGGGTCTGCAGTCCTTTCTACGGCCGGTGGCCCAGTGCTCAGTTTCAGTCTCCCCCTGACCCCGCCACCACCTTCTCCTCAGAGATCACGCCTGGGGCCCGGGCAGAGTCTCACCTCAATGTTCCCGCCCACTCGGGCCAGCAGTGGAGGCAGCGGCTTGTCCTTTTCATTGCGGAGCTGCCTCTTCGACTGTCGACGACCTGAGGGTAAGGGTGACACTGGTTAGCAGGGTCACCTCCTCTAAGCCCTCAGTCTTCCTTAGCACCCATCCCATAATACAGAAAACTCAGGCTAGCCTGTGGCATGTGTGCCTCAATTTCCTCCAAGTACGTTGTCAGCAATACTACCTAGTAAGGCTAAAAGAAGTCATATTTGGAGATTAATAGCAAATATCTGACAGACAGTCTTACTCATGGGAAAGTAAAATACCGTAACTTTCCTGTCTAGTCTCAGTGTACGTGTGTTCGTACTTTTAGATGAGGTCTGTGTTGACCAGCCCTCCGACTCCTAGACTCAAGCAATCCTGTCTGACCCTCCTAGGAGCTGGACCTGCCGGTGCGCATCACCACGCCTCACTACCTTTCCTGACCTGAGAGCATCTGAGACCACATGGCTATCTATGTGCTCCAAACGtgacagaaaaagaagggaaaaatagTGGGCATAAAGGAAGCTAGGAAGTAAAACtgcaaggctgagacaggaagtcaaGACAAGAGGCCACCTTCAGGACGCTCATCGAagtcctcatcctcctcctctgacCCCACTGAGTATTCTGACTGGTTATCTGTGAGGACAGAGGGTTCAATGGTCAGCGGTAACCATACTGGGGCCCTTCCTTCCCACTTAGATTCTTCATCTTGGACATTTCTCCCCCTCCACCCGGCCTTGGTCCTGCTGGGGACACTGGGTCAGATCCGTGAATAACAGTCATCTATTCCTAGCCATCTTTGGTCTCTGGGGACCTCCTCCTGTACCACTCTGCCTCCTGTCAAAGCTACCCTAAAGACTGAGTGTTCACAAGATCCCTCTGTGGTCCCTAGAGAGTTAAATCCCCGCAAATCCACCTGGCCTTAGAAAAGTTCCCCTTGACCCTTCCCAGTCCCCTGGCCTCCAAAGCTCTCACCGTCACCTCTTCCCGTCCCACCCCTCGGGGCGGTCCTCACCTTGATCCTCCTGAGCCGCATCATTGTAGTTAACTTGCTTTCGAACCCGCTTCCCCTTGCCGAGGTTTCGGGCGAGGTCTTCCTGCTGTTGCTCATAGTGATGCCTCAGCAGCTTCTCCCAGTAGTCGGGGTCCACGTTCTCCTCCTGCTTGATGATCTCTCGCTCGATCTCCTCGATCTGCAAGGCAGCCGAGTGAGGCTGgcagcccccctccccaaacCCCCTCTCCCCCACGAAGGCCCAATCCTGCCCGatgcttcctccctgtctccagGTCTGCGTGCGGTCTCTGGACACTGCACAGTTTCCTAGCACCTCGTCCTTGCAATGTgctggctccttcctctcctccacttcccctcacttcctcccacagACTCTAGTAGTTCTGTGACTACTAGAACTTTCTGTGCCCATGTCTCTCTCCAAAGTGCAGTCTCATCTATCAAAATGAGAGACTGCCTGAGGTCCACTGTTGCTTTTTGCTGGGGGCCAGGGTGGGAGAATGAATCAAAACTAagggagcaggggctggagagatggctcagtggttaagagcactgactgttcttccaaaggtcctgagttcaattcccagcaaccacatggtggctcacaaccacctgtaatgagatctggtgccctcttctggcctggaaggacatatgcaggcagaacactgtttacataataaataaatctttaaaaaaaaaaaaaaaaaaaaaaaaaaaaaaaaaaaaaaacactaagggAGCAGACTTCCACAATTTAGTGAGAGGCACTGCcgctcagagatggccctggagAGACAGGGTGTGGCCGGCCCCAACGCCTCTCACCTTGTCTTCTTCACGCACAACATACTGGGCCACCTTGAAGGAGCTGAGATACTCATTCATGTTCTGCACGTCAGTATCCTCAGTTGCATCCTGGTTTCGGTCCAGCAGTCGAGCGATGGCCTCGTTGTCATAGTGGATCACACTGCtgtcctcctccttattctcccCTGGCAGGGACAGGAACAGAAAGGACTTGAGGCTCCGGCCAGAAGCCCCGGCAGTTTAGGCAGGATGGTGAGATGCTGtactcttcctccttctcactGGGCCCTGAAGAGGACAACTGTTCCCTGGGAGCTCATGCCAagggtcttttgtttggtttcctTAGGTGGCCAACCCTTCTCTCAAGACCACTAGAAAGGAGGTGCTTCTCTCTtcacctttgttttgttttgttccaggTGTGTTTTCCTCAGGGGAGGACAGGACTACCTTCAGGGAGTGGAGGATGCGTCTCACTCACCCTCATTCTCGTCCTTGAACAGCTCCTCGGTGCCGAACTTGAGGATGTCGTCCAGCTCCTGCTTGGACATGGAGCCGGCCTTGGAGCCCAGCCCGGGCCTCACCACCAAGTGTGTCAGCATCATCTTCCGCTTGGCCACCTGCGTGATCCGCTCCTCCACAGACGCTCGCGTCACAAAGCGGTAGATCATTACTTTGTTGGCCTGGCCAATCCGATGGGCTCTGCTGAAGGCCTGCCGgggcagaagagaagggaggtCGGCCGGGGGGTGACAGGAGGAAGCGGGCACACGGTCAGGAAAGCAGGCTGCTGGGGAAAGgccttctcctctcccctaaGACCCCACCTGAGCAGGACAACCTCTTCCATGAACCCATGTCAACTTGCTGAATGTTACAGGGGATTATTCAGGATGCAGGTTCCCACCTGGATGTCATTATGGGGGTTCCAATCAGAATCGAAGATGATGACAGTGTCAGCAGTGGCCAGGTTGATGCCCAGGCCTCCAGCTCGGGTGGACAGGAGGAAGCAGAATTGTTGGGCACCAGGAGCTAGGAGGTGAGAATTAGGAGGTCAAGTTCATCACCAGCTGCTGGAGGCTCTGACTAAAAATCACTATATCCTAGCTCCAAAGTCCAAGTTTCCAACATCCCCTCACCATCCCCCATCCTGAGGATATGACAGAAGTTTCTCGGGCCTTCCATAGCCATAGGGACCAAAGCATTTCATTCTCACCATTAAACCGATCAATGGCCTCCTGCCTAAGGGCGCCAGTGATGCCGCCATCAATGCGTTCGTACTTGTAGCCTTCGTAGTCTAGGAAGTCCTCCAGAAGGTCTAACATTTTGGTCATCTAAAACAAGGGACAGCAAGAGTTCAGAAGGCTACGACACAGCTTGGGCCTGGCTCCTCAAAGTAACACGTAACTGGAACAAATTCCCAAGCCTCCTCCTACTGAAACACACCCACCCTGAGACCCTCAGTGACTCACACCCCAGCCATCACTGTTCCAGTCCCACTCTTGATTAATTTTCTGATAAGGACAGGTTCTCTGAGACCCATGAAAGGGTTTCAGAGAAACCTATAAATACTTTGAAAAGTTCATAAAACTGGTATGTGGTTTTCTCCAAAGTGGAAGAATACCTTTCATCAGAATCCTAAAGGGTCGGTACTTCCTCCCTGCATTCATTCACAAGGCTGACAACCACACTCGTCTTAGAACAAGGATCAGATCAAGGGACGAGCCAGGCAAGCCaggctttttgctttgtttttaaggacaaggactcactgtgtaggcctcgcaggcctggctggcctggaacccgctatgtggaccaggctggattaaaggcgtgcaccaccacacctagccccagacttctttattattgttttatttgtggaTCCAATCATAGCCTCATGCaggctaggcaagggctctaccacggagccatctctagCCACGTGCCCTCTCTTTCTGTCACTCGAATACGGGGTCTCTCTTTGTGTAGACTGGCTTCAGCCTCGGCATCCCAACGTCAGGGATTATTGGCATGTGTCGCCTTGCCTGCCTGAGTCAAGACATGCTTAtgagcaggaggatctcagtctTTCCTGCTAGAGCAGCCCAGGAATGAGGACAGGCATTAAAGTCTGGTTGGCGGACGGCCACAGGACGCGGGTATGAGGCGAGCAGGCGGCTGGGTCACCTGGGAGAAGATGAGTACTCTGTGTCCTTGCTCCTTCAGCTTCCGCAGCATCTTCTGCAGCAGCATGAGCTTCCCTGATGACTTAATGAGTGCCCCACCCTCGTAAGCCCCACTGGGGAGTTTCGGGGACTCCTGAAAAGGGGGGAAAAGAGGGTCAGGGAGCGTACTCCTTCCTTCTGCCGTGACTAGAAAAACCAAAAGCTTAACACGGCTCCCACAGTTCTCACTTCCAAGGGCAGAACCTGGGCCCTGCAAGCTAGTTCCGCCCCTCTGCTCAACACAGACCCTCCCAGAGAACCAGCCACGTGAGCAgccacccaccctcacccacccccacccccgccgccctCTGCTTCCTACCATGGCAGCCACGGGGAAGAGGTATGGGTGGTTACAGCACTTCTTAAGATCCATCATGATGTTAAGCAGCGACACTTGGTTCCCACCGCCTCTCGAGTTCAAGGCCTCAAAATTTCGAGTTAGGATGTACTTGTAGTATTTCCTAAAGACCAGGGTAGGGATGTACAAGggataaagagaaagaaaccacttcttttttctttttttttaaatttttgaaacaaggtttctctgtgtagccctggttctcctggaactcactctgtagaccaggctggcctcaaactcagagacccatctgctcctgcctcccaagtgctgggattaaaggcaggggACACCACTCCTAGCAGCAACCACTTCTGATACAGCACGTGCTCCCAACTCTTGGAAAGTTACTATCACCCACACCCACTCCCAAGTCTAGACAGCCCGTCCTGAGTCTCACTTCTGCATGGGGCTTAGCTCCACTCGGACAATGAGCTCCGTCTTAGCCGGCATGTTCTTAAAGACATCCGCCTTGAGTCTCCGCAGCATGTGTGGCCCCAGTAAATCATGCAGTTTTTTAATCTGGTCCTCTTTGGATATGTCGGCAaactcctccaggaagccctccagGTTGCTAGCAGACACAAAGAGGTAAGAAGACAGACAAGGTGACAGACAGTCCCCTGCCTCCGATCTCAGGCTCCATTTCCTACGTCCGGTGGATCTTAACTAGAACCCTGCCTTTCCTGGCTTTCGGGCGCCACTTACTTAAACCTCTCTGGAGTGAGGAAGTTCAGAAGATGGAAGAGTTCCTCCAGGTTATTCTGCAGTGGGGTGCCCGTCAGCAGCAGCTTATGATCTATCTTGTAGCCATTGAGGACCCTGAAAAACTAGAAATTGAGACAAGGACAGCAGGAGAAAGAGTTATCAGTGGGAAGTGGCTCTCTCACCTCACAGACATTTCCCTCGCCAGATGCTGAACCCCGCACCCTCAGGATGAGAGACCCCAAATCCCTAGTCCCAATCCCCTCCCAGCACGGCCCTTCCTCCACACAGTACAGGAACCCCCCTTCCAGGCTACAACTCCCCCAAAGGATTTGTGTTAAGGATCGAGACAGAGGGGAGTCCACAGCCTCAGTCTGGAATCTCACCCACCTTGGACTGGTTGTTCTTGAGACGGTGAGCTTCATCCACCACGAGACAGGCCCAGCGGATGGAGCCCAGCGCTGCCTGATCGATGGTGATCAGCTCATAGGACGTCAGGAGGACATGGAACTTCACCTGGGCCTCTCTCTGCCAACAAAGCCACTGCGCGTTCAGCTGCCACTCAccacacccccacctcaccccagcccCCGCCCTTCATCGAGAACCAAGTTTGTGTTTCCCTCGGGAAGCCGAACCGCGACAACGGACCACAGCTCTCAGTCCgtctgtccccccctccccccccatgcCCAGTACTGACAGCCTCGTGCATGCTTCCAGGAGGGTCTACGATGGAGCGAGTTCAGAGGCACAGAGATGAGGAGAGGAATCCCTGGTTGGGACAAAGACATGACAGACCCAAGGATCTGGACGCACGACAGGGACTCACCTTCATCTTAAAAGCTTTCTTCCCGCCTTTTATGGCATTATCCTCAAAGGAGAACTCATTCTCTCGAATAATGGCCCGGCTGTCCTTGTCACCCGTGTACGTGACCACATAGAACTTGGGCGCCCACATCTGGAACTCTCGCTCCCAGTTGATGATGGTGGAGAGCGGAGCGCTCACCAGGAAGGGACCTTTGGTGTGGCCCTGGGAGGCAAGGGTGGAATCCCGTCAGGCCTGGCTCAAACACTACACGCGAGTCTGCCTGCTCCGgccttctctcctccacccatcTAGGCTAGCGCTCACGCCCTCGGGGGCCCACAGTCCAGCGCACACCTCCTTGTACAGTGAGTAGAGAAAGACGATGGTTTGGATGGTCTTGCCCAGGCCCATCTCATCGGCCAGAATTGTGTCGGTGCCTTGGGCCCACGAGAAGCGCAGCCAGTTGAGGCCTTCCAGCTGGTACATGTGCAGTGTGcctcctgtggctgtgataaaccgAGGCTGGCTCTCGTACTTCACCGTAGGCTGTGGGGGGACGACACGGAAAGGTTCAAGGGGACAGGGTTCCTTCGGCCCTGTCCTAACACTGCTTCCGAGCTGAACGGCAACATCCTCGGCTACGGCCTGAGTCGAGTTCTACTCTTCAGTCCTCTCtaccccaacccccacctccagcccctaAATCAAACCCAGCAGCACCACTAGGGAGGGAGGGCTAGCTCGGGAAGGAGCCGGGCTGCTACTTCTGGAAGCACTCCAACTCCGACGCCAAATCCCTCGCCCCTCTGCGGGCCAGCCTGAAGGGCAGAGAACAGTGGCTCGCTGGCCGCTCCAGGACTCAGTCCCAAGGCTGTAGGGACAGGGGAAAGAACTTACGTCATTAGTGGGTGAACTGGGAGGCCCGTCTCCCTGtaactccttcttcttcttcttatacTTTCGAGGCTGTGCAGGGTCCTCCCCCATAATTAGCTCACTGAGGAAAGAGTGGGCGTCTGAGCAAGGCCTGGTCCTCCGGAGCCCCCCACTTTTCTAAATCTATTCCagacctgcctcc
This Peromyscus maniculatus bairdii isolate BWxNUB_F1_BW_parent chromosome 8, HU_Pman_BW_mat_3.1, whole genome shotgun sequence DNA region includes the following protein-coding sequences:
- the Chd3 gene encoding chromodomain-helicase-DNA-binding protein 3 isoform X3; the encoded protein is MASPLRDEEEEEEEMVVSEEEEEEEEEGDEEEEEVEAADEDEEEEDEEGVLGRGPGHDRGRDRHSPPSCHLFPPPPPPPPLPPPPPPPPPPDKDDIRPLPSALGVKKRKRGPKKQKENKPGKPRKRKKLDSEEEFGSERDEYREKSESGGSEYGTGPGRKRRRKHREKKEKKTKRRKRGEGDGGQKQVEQKSSAALLLTWGLEDVEHVFSEEDYHTLTNYKAFSQFMRPLIAKKNPKIPMSKMMTILGAKWREFSANNPFKGSAAAVAAAAAAAAAAVAEQVSAAVSPATPIAPSGPPPALPPPPAPEIQPPPIRRAKTKEGKGPGHKRRNKSPRVPDGRKKLRGKKMAPLKIKLGLLGAKRKKAGSYVFQSDEGPEPEAEESDLDSGSVHSASGRPDGPVRAKKLKRGRPGRKKKKVLGCPAVAGEEEVDGYETDHQDYCEVCQQGGEIILCDTCPRAYHLVCLDPELDRAPEGKWSCPHCEKEGVQWEAKEEEEEYEEEGEEGEKEEEDDHMEYCRVCKDGGELLCCDACISSYHIHCLNPPLPDIPNGEWLCPRCTCPVLKGRVQKILHWRWGEPPVAMPAPQQADGNPDVPPPRPLQGRSEREFFVKWVGLSYWHCSWAKELQLEIFHLVMYRNYQRKNDMDEPPPLDYGSGEDDGKSDKRKVKDPHYAEMEEKYYRFGIKPEWMTVHRIINHSMDKKGNYHYLVKWKDLPYDQSTWEEDEMSIPEYEDHKQSYWRHRELIMGEDPAQPRKYKKKKKELQGDGPPSSPTNDPTVKYESQPRFITATGGTLHMYQLEGLNWLRFSWAQGTDTILADEMGLGKTIQTIVFLYSLYKEGHTKGPFLVSAPLSTIINWEREFQMWAPKFYVVTYTGDKDSRAIIRENEFSFEDNAIKGGKKAFKMKREAQVKFHVLLTSYELITIDQAALGSIRWACLVVDEAHRLKNNQSKFFRVLNGYKIDHKLLLTGTPLQNNLEELFHLLNFLTPERFNNLEGFLEEFADISKEDQIKKLHDLLGPHMLRRLKADVFKNMPAKTELIVRVELSPMQKKYYKYILTRNFEALNSRGGGNQVSLLNIMMDLKKCCNHPYLFPVAAMESPKLPSGAYEGGALIKSSGKLMLLQKMLRKLKEQGHRVLIFSQMTKMLDLLEDFLDYEGYKYERIDGGITGALRQEAIDRFNAPGAQQFCFLLSTRAGGLGINLATADTVIIFDSDWNPHNDIQAFSRAHRIGQANKVMIYRFVTRASVEERITQVAKRKMMLTHLVVRPGLGSKAGSMSKQELDDILKFGTEELFKDENEGENKEEDSSVIHYDNEAIARLLDRNQDATEDTDVQNMNEYLSSFKVAQYVVREEDKIEEIEREIIKQEENVDPDYWEKLLRHHYEQQQEDLARNLGKGKRVRKQVNYNDAAQEDQDNQSEYSVGSEEEDEDFDERPEGRRQSKRQLRNEKDKPLPPLLARVGGNIEVLGFNTRQRKAFLNAVMRWGMPPQDAFTTQWLVRDLRGKTEKEFKAYVSLFMRHLCEPGADGSETFADGVPREGLSRQQVLTRIGVMSLVKKKVQEFEHINGRWSMPELMPDPSADSKRSSRASSPAKTSPATPEASTTNSPCTSKPATPAPSEKGDGVRTPLEKDDTENPEEKPEKNSKMGEKMETEVDSPSPAPSLGERLEPRKILSEDEAPGLPGEVEPEPGYRADRDKSASEPTPGERGEEKPLDAQEHRERPEGETGDLGKRAEDVKAERELRLGPPRDEPRSNGRREEKVEKPRFMFNIADGGFTELHTLWQNEERAAISSGKLNEIWHRRHDYWLLAGIVLHGYARWQDIQNDAQFAIINEPFKTEANKGNFLEMKNKFLARRFKLLEQALVIEEQLRRAAYLNLSQEPAHPAMALHARFAEAECLAESHQHLSKESLAGNKPANAVLHKGKGRGGPARGRAHNAASEPAGGVAERHEGGCDPPASHAVPNTPHRSPPADVRAQHPQPAGQQGHRASPHTGLSPGSLRHTTGVRGSLQRRSRRGSGRRRRQLQPDACRVLHHSHQRPSSAGEEREGNDGSLGVRRAGSEGAPSRGGDLYRRLTGSQACPSPRPRPRSRPTSQALGPAASPPPPPPLGPPLG
- the Chd3 gene encoding chromodomain-helicase-DNA-binding protein 3 isoform X1 codes for the protein MASPLRDEEEEEEEMVVSEEEEEEEEEGDEEEEEVEAADEDEEEEDEEGVLGRGPGHDRGRDRHSPPSCHLFPPPPPPPPLPPPPPPPPPPDKDDIRPLPSALGVKKRKRGPKKQKENKPGKPRKRKKLDSEEEFGSERDEYREKSESGGSEYGTGPGRKRRRKHREKKEKKTKRRKRGEGDGGQKQVEQKSSAALLLTWGLEDVEHVFSEEDYHTLTNYKAFSQFMRPLIAKKNPKIPMSKMMTILGAKWREFSANNPFKGSAAAVAAAAAAAAAAVAEQVSAAVSPATPIAPSGPPPALPPPPAPEIQPPPIRRAKTKEGKGPGHKRRNKSPRVPDGRKKLRGKKMAPLKIKLGLLGAKRKKAGSYVFQSDEGPEPEAEESDLDSGSVHSASGRPDGPVRAKKLKRGRPGRKKKKVLGCPAVAGEEEVDGYETDHQDYCEVCQQGGEIILCDTCPRAYHLVCLDPELDRAPEGKWSCPHCEKEGVQWEAKEEEEEYEEEGEEGEKEEEDDHMEYCRVCKDGGELLCCDACISSYHIHCLNPPLPDIPNGEWLCPRCTCPVLKGRVQKILHWRWGEPPVAMPAPQQADGNPDVPPPRPLQGRSEREFFVKWVGLSYWHCSWAKELQLEIFHLVMYRNYQRKNDMDEPPPLDYGSGEDDGKSDKRKVKDPHYAEMEEKYYRFGIKPEWMTVHRIINHSMDKKGNYHYLVKWKDLPYDQSTWEEDEMSIPEYEDHKQSYWRHRELIMGEDPAQPRKYKKKKKELQGDGPPSSPTNDPTVKYESQPRFITATGGTLHMYQLEGLNWLRFSWAQGTDTILADEMGLGKTIQTIVFLYSLYKEGHTKGPFLVSAPLSTIINWEREFQMWAPKFYVVTYTGDKDSRAIIRENEFSFEDNAIKGGKKAFKMKREAQVKFHVLLTSYELITIDQAALGSIRWACLVVDEAHRLKNNQSKFFRVLNGYKIDHKLLLTGTPLQNNLEELFHLLNFLTPERFNNLEGFLEEFADISKEDQIKKLHDLLGPHMLRRLKADVFKNMPAKTELIVRVELSPMQKKYYKYILTRNFEALNSRGGGNQVSLLNIMMDLKKCCNHPYLFPVAAMESPKLPSGAYEGGALIKSSGKLMLLQKMLRKLKEQGHRVLIFSQMTKMLDLLEDFLDYEGYKYERIDGGITGALRQEAIDRFNAPGAQQFCFLLSTRAGGLGINLATADTVIIFDSDWNPHNDIQAFSRAHRIGQANKVMIYRFVTRASVEERITQVAKRKMMLTHLVVRPGLGSKAGSMSKQELDDILKFGTEELFKDENEGENKEEDSSVIHYDNEAIARLLDRNQDATEDTDVQNMNEYLSSFKVAQYVVREEDKIEEIEREIIKQEENVDPDYWEKLLRHHYEQQQEDLARNLGKGKRVRKQVNYNDAAQEDQDNQSEYSVGSEEEDEDFDERPEGRRQSKRQLRNEKDKPLPPLLARVGGNIEVLGFNTRQRKAFLNAVMRWGMPPQDAFTTQWLVRDLRGKTEKEFKAYVSLFMRHLCEPGADGSETFADGVPREGLSRQQVLTRIGVMSLVKKKVQEFEHINGRWSMPELMPDPSADSKRSSRASSPAKTSPATPEASTTNSPCTSKPATPAPSEKGDGVRTPLEKDDTENPEEKPEKNSKMGEKMETEVDSPSPAPSLGERLEPRKILSEDEAPGLPGEVEPEPGYRADRDKSASEPTPGERGEEKPLDAQEHRERPEGETGDLGKRAEDVKAERELRLGPPRDEPRSNGRREEKVEKPRFMFNIADGGFTELHTLWQNEERAAISSGKLNEIWHRRHDYWLLAGIVLHGYARWQDIQNDAQFAIINEPFKTEANKGNFLEMKNKFLARRFKLLEQALVIEEQLRRAAYLNLSQEPAHPAMALHARFAEAECLAESHQHLSKESLAGNKPANAVLHKGKGRGGPARGRAHNAASEPAGGVAERHEGGCDPPASHAVPNTPHRSPPADVRAQHPQPAGQQGHRASPHTGLSPGSLRHTTGVRGSLQRRSRRGSGRRRRQLQPDACRVLHHSSHQRPSSAGEEREGNDGSLGVRRAGSEGAPSRGGDLYRRLTGSQACPSPRPRPRSRPTSQALGPAASPPPPPPLGPPLG